Genomic segment of Sebastes umbrosus isolate fSebUmb1 chromosome 19, fSebUmb1.pri, whole genome shotgun sequence:
AATCTCATCTGAGAGGGAACAGATAGCAATGCCTGCCTGAGCCGTGGTTGTAGccttttaatttatatttaaggTTCTAACTTTGTGTTTTCTTCCCGCAATGAAACAGAAGTAGGGATGTCCCATAATGGGCATTCTGGGCGCCTATTGTCTGTGCTTACTGTCGGTCAGACTCCCAGACAAGCGTTTCAAAAGATTGATGTATATTTGGAAAGCTGTAGGAGGCTCACGCAGCTTGCcgtgatatactgtacattgttCTGCGGGAGTCCTCTTTTCCTGCTTCTTTCagcatgtgagaaaaaaaaaagaggaaaacgcGAGCGGTGCCTGTGCAGAATACCACACTAAATGACTGGATAATCAATCTGTGCTAAAGTGAAAGTCTCGCTTCATTCTGCTCTGTATTGCCTCCCATGGGAGCCCGCTGCACAAATGTCCAGTGGGTTTTTTATTACTCTTCTGTCCACGCAGAAATCCATACCGAACCAATGTGTGCTAATTAAAGATGATGTCTTTCGGAGGCGTCAATGAACCAGTGGCTGAAAGCTGTGGCTTTCTATCACATCGTGCAGCCTGGAGTTTTCTACCATCTGAAATATGTGCGAATAGCCTTCTCCGTTTGATCCCAAATGTAGTCTTAGTGATATGACAGAGTGAAGTTTCCCTAAGGGCTTCACAACACACACTTTTAAATGGGATTATCATTTAGGGAAGACTGATGACTGTGCATAGTGCCGGGGATGCTCGGTCAGTTCGCGGAGTACCTAATGGAGGCGACGGACGTGGCGGTGCATCTGTAGCTTGGAGGACTCATGGGGTTTATTTATATCACACATTTTCACATAGCGTCTATCTTCACTCAGTTCTCTTACTTCCTTGGGCTGCTCTCCTTTTTTGCTTGCATTCTGCATATCTTAAAAGACAATAATCTTTACATATCTCACAGCTGTCTATCACTGTTTATTGTGATGTTGATCCAGATACACATGAATCCCTTATTGACATTttgtatcattaaaaaataacaaatttagGGGGACTGTGCATTCAGCTTTGGCGAAGGTGTTTTTTTAGTAGTCACATAGCCAATATAATTAGGGCAGATCCATTAAGATTGTGCAATGGTATGCTCTAGCGCACATACCCTATACTCTAATTCACATTCTATAAACATGAAATTCAATCACcagtaaaacaacaaacaacttgTTTTCTTCTAGTTTTGTAATTCTATGGCTCAATACAAACCTGCCTGTACCGAGGTATATCATAGTGACACGCTGGTAGTTTGTCATAATACCAATCATGTGAGACGGTGCATGCTTGCTACCCATTTTAGCATGAAATTGTCACAGTGTTGGTGTGACAGCCCCCCCAAGTTGTGCTATAGTGATGCATAATAGTGTGCTCTGCATACTATATGCCAGAcaatttaggattttttttaagtttacagCTTACAACAGAAGGTAAGCACACAGAAAGGACAATGATTTTCTGTACATAGAATACTTCGgtaccactttatgataactaTCATTTGTATATggtaaattaatagttaattaaactaagttagtagttattttactgttaacaaaaaatgaaatgataattaataatgtttgctAATTATTGGTattgctataatttctgttattttatctgtcgtttgtgtaatatgaatatataatatatatgaatatattagTTTATAAGTTGTATATTGCATCATAGCTGATAGGAGACGGTCACAATTtaattctgattacattagtaaacagTTACATTAttgacagtttattgttgcacacattataacattgtatatactatattaagtatttgttagtgattaccaaatgatttgtaaacctttaagacattttttgtaaagcatctataaacattacagagatagatggaccagaagccaattattaaccattgacaaagtattaactatctatctgaataatgtttatagatgctttacaaagtatttattaagcttttaacaaggtattataatcatcagttgcaattaatatagtatatgaaatgttataatgtgtgcaacaataaactgttaaaataacataaattatagcattagtAGTacttagtaaacattattaattataattacatGGTttgtcaacagaaaaataactattaacaaaATGTACCATTTacaaatgatggttattataaagtgttaccaatacTTCTGTCCTGGAGCCTTGCTATGTAGCCAGCTTTCTGAGTACTTGTTTATGTGAACATAAAGTGACTACAACACACATTATATGCAAATTTCCAAAATTTGCATcgtcaataaatacaaattccaGTTATtactcctctgtctctgtctgtttatctttaataatgtctgtctgttggtccacACAGTTCTGGAAAGCAATATGTCTCTCCAAAATTTATGTATATAGACTTGCACATTCTGCCAGTAATatgatttctgtttttgtattcaTGTCATTCACTTGCTGTCATTTTTCTAAACCTTGTCCAAAGTCAAACAGTAACTTCTTGTGCATATACCgaacaaatcaaaacatttgcgtatgtgtgtgtgtgctcttgtatttctatttttgtgaggaccaatttgagaGTTAGACCttgagagtgaggacattttcggaaagtgaggacattttgtccagTCTCTTCCTCTACGGAGGGCTGTTTGTTTGGGGGTTAAGACTTTGTTTAATGGCTGAGGTTAGTATTAGGTTTAGGTTAAAGGTTTTGGGGTTATGTATGTAGAAGTGATATCCATGGTTAGGAGCTAGGGAATGGATTGTGTCAGAGAGGATCCTTACAAGTGTAGTAGTACAAATGTGTGCCAACGTCAGGTCATCTGTTCATAAGTTATGTTTTAATATGCATGAATTAATGCTAATGTTTAATCATGAGGAATATGATTTCCTTGTTCTGTCAATATGGGTTTTCTTACATTAGCAACTCATATGTATGAGAAGAGATGGGTGAAGGTATTCTTTGTTCATGTATAATATATGCAAAGACTTGTCGCCCAAATCTTATGCACTATAACAGCACTTTAAAGACgaaaaattgaataaataaaaatgggggaagaaaagaaaagtcaacCACCTTCTAATAATGTGATACAAATactaaaatatattgaaaagtGATATCTTACAATGTAATTACTTCAAGCAAAACTAATACTGCTGTTTTTATTCCTCAATGCATTTTCAACCCCATAATCTTCCCCAATTAAGGAAATggtttctctatctctctctgagTATAACAATCGCACACAATTATAATCTTAGCAATTCAACAAATGATAGTTCTCCCACCACTCAAATTACAATCTCCATACCTGTGAcagtatttattaaaaaatgccAGACCTTGAAACCtcatataatacaaaataaatctctAATTAGATACCTGTTGTAACTGCTTTATACATCTCCACAATGCCGCTTGTCATCCCTGTCCTCacctacctctacctctacccaGAACCCTTGCCATTTCAGCCTGTCCAAACAAAATTAACGCCCTTCCTCCCTTTATGCCTTGGTAGACGATCTCCTCATTGTTAATTGTCAAATCTGTAGCTGTTAATGGCGAAGCAGCTGCCACAGAACCAAACGGGGAGCAGATAGGTGCCTGAGGGAAGGTAAAAAGTACATTTGAAAGCAGCGTTGTCCTGAGTTATGAATATCCTTTGCCTGAGCATTACTCAGAGTGAGACCAGATGAGAGCCCTGGGTCAAGGATGTATGTCCTTGACATATAGTGCAGTCAGAATGGATTAGGACACTGACACATCTTTCAACGTGTTGGCTCTGTTCTCCAGGATGTAGATTTTGAAGTCAAACAAGGGCAaaggcttttaatttgaaggtGTTTATGTCAGGTGACATTCATCCCACTCTTTCGCTATAAACATAACCCTTGATTGCCTTTCCTATATGTTGAGGATCATTGTCCAGCTGATTTTTCCTATAATTGTACAACTACATATAAAAAGGAGCCACGAGTCCTAGACTCTTCACACAGTATGGATATAAGCACCCTCAAGTGGACCCTGTAATTTGTAAATCTTTACATTTACATGGATTTTAAAGGTTAAAGTTGCTCCAGACGACAAGATATTTATATTCACAGACTCGCTCAATACAGGTTCCATTAAGAGTGACAAATACAAATCAAGACTGAGGTAATATCAGATGAAACAAATCTGCAGTGGAGGGGCATGGGACCTTTCAAACCCTTTTATATTTCTGCAAATTTGCTGTAGCCTGAAAAATCTGTAAAAGTCCTGGAATCTTGACCCATAATGGATTTTGGGACTCTAGCACTGCTATCAGCCCAGTCTCCTTTTGTATTGAACACAGACATTCCAGTGGATGGAGGATTGGGGAAAGGTTAGGTATAGCCTCGCTAGGGCCCTATAATTACCGCGATGCGCATAACACGAAAGGTGGAATTTGATAATAGAAATGGAATTAAATGTGGAATCTGCCAAATTGTAGATGCTCTTTCAAAATATCTGTGTTTCCCCTACCATTATAAGCGTTTTTTCACAACGCCTAAGCCAAATGAACAACAGAAAACTTTGCTGAAGTGTTTTGGTGTCATTTACGGACACGCTGCCTCTGTCCTCTGCCCTGTGTCTTTATTTCACCGAGGACGTGCTACCTTTTTTGTCTTAATTTCTTAACACATTATGTAAACGATATAGTTAACAGGAATAAAGGTATGGATGAATGTTTTTGAGTCAGATGAGGCCATCTCCACCGAAGATGTCGCACCTGTCCTGCATTGCGAACGACAGTAGATGAAGaatataatgtttaaaatgcCACGTCAAGCTTTGATGCTCACAGCACAAGGCCGGGTTTATGTTAAATCCATGTTTACTACATTGGTACAGTATAAGAGGAGCTTAATGTGCGAggcaaaagagagagacagatgccCTCTCATGAGCAGATCAGCTGTTTGGTGATCATtggagcagagaagaaattagtggtaaaGTTGTCTTGTTTTATTAAGTGTAGTAAACAGTACACACACTTTTTGCCCCCACCCCCCACTTCTGAAATTAATCCGGCACCTCTTATCAGGATCTTACTGGGAAAAGGGGAGACAGGTGGTGGAGCTGCTACTCCGTCGATAATGTCGGCTGGGACAGGTGTAAATTGCACTGCAGCATTTTTCTTGAcgaaaaaacaatcaatagttCTCTTCGTTTTGAATTATCGctatgttttatggttgtgatgTCGCTCGAGGAGGAGTACAGGGTGCCgtttcacacataaacacacagagacagacctggTAAATGTCAAGCACTTAGTTGCATTTGAtagatttttttgatttttgatttgtcCATGGCTTATTTGCATATAACATCTAAACATGTGACTTAAGTGAAATCCTTAtattcctctcttctctctctgtcttgtaGGTCCATTGATGTGTGATGGACGACTGACacacctcctctttcctcttctcctcctcttacGGGCTCCCCTGCTGTTCAGCTTTGGTGAGCGCACCTGTCCCAATAGCTGCCGATGTGAGGGGAAAACGGTCCATTGTGATTCCGCTGGCTTCTTAGATGTCCCAGAGAACATCTCAGTAGGCTGCCAAGGCCTCTCCCTGCGCTACAATGAACTGCACACTCTGCTTCCGTATCAATTTGCTCACCTCAGCCAGCTTCTCTGGATATACTTGGACCATAATCAGATTTCAGCCGTTGACAGTCGAGCATTCCAGGGGGTCCGCAGGCTTAAAGAGCTGATACTGAGCTCCAACAGGATCACATCCCTGCACAATTCAACATTCCACGGAATTCCCAATCTTCGCAGTCTGGACTTGTCCTACAACAAATTGGAAATCCTGCAGCCAGGTCAATTCCACGGCTTACGGAAATTGCAAAACCTACACCTACGCTCAAATGGTCTCTCCAACATCCCGATTCGAGCATTCCTGGAGTGCCGAAGTTTGGAGTTTCTGGATTTGGGCTATAATCGAATCAAGGCTCTTACCCGCACCACCTTTTTGGGGCTACAGAAGCTGATGGAGTTGCATCTGGAGCACAACCAGTTCTCAAGGATCAACTTTTTTCTGTTTCCGCGCTTAGCCAACCTGAGATCACTCTATCTGCAGTGGAACCGCATTAGGGTGGTCAACCAGGGCCTTCCGTGGACTTGGTATACACTGCAGAAACTCGATCTGTCTGGAAATGAAATCCAGACCCTGGATCCAGCTGTGTTTCACTGCTTGCCCAACCTTCAAGTCCTCAACCTGGAATCCAACAAACTGTCCAATGTGTCTCAGGAGGCGGTGTCGGCATGGATCTCACTGACCTCCATCAGCCTAGCTGGGAACATGTGGGACTGTGGAACTGGCATATGCCCACTTGTGGCTTGGTTGAGGAATTTTCGGGGTAGTAAAGACACCACGATGATATGCAGCAGCCCAAAGTATCTCCAGGGAGAAAAAATTATGGAAGCCACAAGGAGCCATGGTATTTGTGAGGAAACTGATTACGTTCTGACTGAAACACCTTCACCAATGTCGGAGCTCATTTCTGAAGCCACCGGTGAACCGACCTTTGCCCCTACTAGCGGCTCTCCACCAGCCAGCACCTTTGGTCCTGTCCCACCATTCAGACCTCGACCGATTCCTCATCCTACCCTTCCAGGGCATATGAGCAAAGACCCAAGGGATTCAGTCACTCGCACTCGACCCACTGTCATACCACCCCCAGAGTCGGAGCACATGACTCTGCACAAAGTGGTGGTGGGCAGCGTGGCACTCTTCTTCACCATGTCCCTAATCTTGACAATTATCTATGTGTTGTGGCGGCGCTATCCAGGTGCAACCAGGTTGCTGCAGCAGCGATCCATGGTGGGGCGGAAGCGTCGCAAAAAGAGTCCAGAGCCAGAGCAGAACCTGAGCTCCCAGCTCCAAGAGTATTACATGAGCTACAACCCTGCTGCCACACCAGAGGCATTGGAGGTGCTAGGCAATGGCACTGGTTCCTGCACATGCACAATTTCTGGCTCCAGGGAGTGTGAGGTATGATTCATCGCATCAGcccaaaaataaaaactcaaaatCAAAATACAAAGGCTCAACAGAGAGGTAAATCCTTTATCAAGTATGCCCTGTAAAAAGACACTGTTGATTCACAGTTAAGCATCCTTGACCCCTTCGTTCATAACACACCTGACTTGAAATGTTAGATGTCTCCAATTATTCAGGTTTTACTTGTAAAATGTTAAAgtggaaaatagaaaataattaatctGATCCAGGGGAAGCAATCTACTACATGGGTTCAGAGGAccacattataacattaataCAGTATTGGATTTTTTGGGTCCTCTGACGTTAATTGAGCGTAGCTTTAACACGGTATTCACCTTTGTAttcaattttcattttcaagctTCACTTGGAAATGTTCACAAATGTCCTTCATGGCATGTCGACTATAAGGGACCATGAATAATTGGACACTAactattttaacacaaaccacatCAGCATGGCATGGctcaaacattatttatttcacatctgtttgtactgtatttgggtatgtgtgtgtttgggggagTGTTGAGGGTGGGTGAACTGGTACATCATTGTGCATCTACAGAACTTATTTCTGTGGGAAAGTTTATTTTATATACCAATGCAAACTTCCAGCAATGGTGGATGAAGTGTATTGGTATTGATCAGAAGTTGACAGTTCTGCTATCACATGGCAAAGCTAGAGGAGTTGCTTGAGAGGCCTTGAACGCAACTAAAAGGTGGAACATGTTAACTTGTTCATTACAAGGTTGAACATCCATTATAGGTGACtatggtgtgtgtggtttcGTGTATGGATGT
This window contains:
- the lrrtm4l1 gene encoding leucine rich repeat transmembrane neuronal 4 like 1 isoform X1, encoding MGPLMCDGRLTHLLFPLLLLLRAPLLFSFGERTCPNSCRCEGKTVHCDSAGFLDVPENISVGCQGLSLRYNELHTLLPYQFAHLSQLLWIYLDHNQISAVDSRAFQGVRRLKELILSSNRITSLHNSTFHGIPNLRSLDLSYNKLEILQPGQFHGLRKLQNLHLRSNGLSNIPIRAFLECRSLEFLDLGYNRIKALTRTTFLGLQKLMELHLEHNQFSRINFFLFPRLANLRSLYLQWNRIRVVNQGLPWTWYTLQKLDLSGNEIQTLDPAVFHCLPNLQVLNLESNKLSNVSQEAVSAWISLTSISLAGNMWDCGTGICPLVAWLRNFRGSKDTTMICSSPKYLQGEKIMEATRSHGICEETDYVLTETPSPMSELISEATGEPTFAPTSGSPPASTFGPVPPFRPRPIPHPTLPGHMSKDPRDSVTRTRPTVIPPPESEHMTLHKVVVGSVALFFTMSLILTIIYVLWRRYPGATRLLQQRSMVGRKRRKKSPEPEQNLSSQLQEYYMSYNPAATPEALEVLGNGTGSCTCTISGSRECETFSCDRALSYVRLNGSPTNRKVGGSIPGSSSPHFEVSFSKIQNEYTCPRPLPGAWLGDVPTIH
- the lrrtm4l1 gene encoding leucine rich repeat transmembrane neuronal 4 like 1 isoform X2, giving the protein MGPLMCDGRLTHLLFPLLLLLRAPLLFSFGERTCPNSCRCEGKTVHCDSAGFLDVPENISVGCQGLSLRYNELHTLLPYQFAHLSQLLWIYLDHNQISAVDSRAFQGVRRLKELILSSNRITSLHNSTFHGIPNLRSLDLSYNKLEILQPGQFHGLRKLQNLHLRSNGLSNIPIRAFLECRSLEFLDLGYNRIKALTRTTFLGLQKLMELHLEHNQFSRINFFLFPRLANLRSLYLQWNRIRVVNQGLPWTWYTLQKLDLSGNEIQTLDPAVFHCLPNLQVLNLESNKLSNVSQEAVSAWISLTSISLAGNMWDCGTGICPLVAWLRNFRGSKDTTMICSSPKYLQGEKIMEATRSHGICEETDYVLTETPSPMSELISEATGEPTFAPTSGSPPASTFGPVPPFRPRPIPHPTLPGHMSKDPRDSVTRTRPTVIPPPESEHMTLHKVVVGSVALFFTMSLILTIIYVLWRRYPGATRLLQQRSMVGRKRRKKSPEPEQNLSSQLQEYYMSYNPAATPEALEVLGNGTGSCTCTISGSRECENEYTCPRPLPGAWLGDVPTIH